From the genome of Halorussus caseinilyticus, one region includes:
- the mutL gene encoding DNA mismatch repair endonuclease MutL — protein sequence MSDRITRLDDATVRKIAAGEVVERPASVVKELVENSLDADADRIDVTVENGGTERIAVSDDGIGMSEDDVRAAVREHTTSKIEDAADLQAGVTTLGFRGEALHTIGAVARTTITTKPRGGDRGTELRMEGGEVESVGPAGCPEGTTVEVTDLFYNTPARRKYLKTTTTEFSHVNTVVTRYALANPDVAVSLTHDGREVFATTGRGDLQSALLSVYGREVATAMIPVEGESDGAVSVSGYVSDPETTRSTREYVSTYVNGRYVSSPVVRDAVLSAYGGQLSAERYPFAVLFLDVAPDEVDVNVHPRKMECRWSDESAVKEAVGTEVEDALLDHGLVRSSAPRGRSAPDETSVEPERERRETQSRLVDEDDGDREQSTLDAAERGDSGSVTPDDTATTDAARDTTDESSARPRTRSRASGPERERGVAAERTSASAGADERGDAEPRADERGRASDPEQTSERERANADGRAADTSEVETTASATTDDASATDSHDESSAESAAGPTGPAADRKFSAPTESETLAGGTTADPDFETLPRMRILGQLQDTYVVAETPEGLVLVDQHAADERVNYERLRAEFEDDATTQMLAQPVELELTAGEAAVFEEYREALERLGFRAERAEGGDGKRDDPAADRRVVVRTAPTVLDETLDPALLRDALGEFVSTDPDDRGDTVEAVADDLLADLACYPSITGNTSLREGSVVELLSALDDCENPYACPHGRPVIIEFGEGEIEDRFERDYPGHAGRRGE from the coding sequence ATGAGCGACCGAATCACCCGTCTCGACGACGCGACCGTCCGCAAAATCGCGGCCGGAGAGGTCGTAGAGCGCCCGGCCTCGGTCGTGAAGGAACTGGTCGAGAACAGCTTAGACGCCGACGCCGACCGCATCGACGTGACCGTCGAGAACGGCGGCACCGAGCGCATCGCGGTCAGCGACGACGGCATCGGCATGAGCGAGGACGACGTGCGCGCCGCGGTCCGGGAACACACCACCAGCAAAATCGAGGACGCCGCGGACCTCCAAGCGGGCGTGACGACGCTGGGCTTTCGCGGCGAGGCGCTCCACACCATCGGCGCGGTGGCCCGGACGACCATCACCACGAAACCCCGCGGCGGCGACAGGGGGACCGAACTCCGGATGGAGGGCGGCGAAGTCGAGTCAGTGGGTCCCGCGGGGTGCCCGGAGGGGACGACGGTCGAAGTCACGGACCTGTTCTACAACACCCCCGCGCGCCGGAAGTACCTCAAGACGACGACCACCGAGTTCTCGCACGTCAACACGGTCGTCACCCGGTACGCGCTGGCAAACCCCGACGTGGCCGTCTCGCTGACTCACGACGGCCGCGAGGTGTTCGCCACGACCGGCCGCGGGGACCTCCAGTCCGCGCTCCTTTCGGTGTACGGCCGGGAAGTCGCCACCGCGATGATTCCAGTCGAAGGCGAGAGTGACGGCGCGGTGTCGGTCTCGGGATACGTCAGCGACCCCGAGACCACCCGAAGCACCCGAGAGTACGTTTCGACCTACGTTAACGGCCGGTACGTGAGTTCGCCTGTCGTCCGGGATGCCGTCCTCTCAGCCTACGGCGGGCAACTCTCGGCGGAACGCTACCCCTTCGCGGTCCTGTTCCTCGACGTGGCCCCCGACGAGGTGGACGTGAACGTCCACCCCCGGAAGATGGAGTGTCGGTGGTCCGACGAGTCCGCGGTGAAAGAGGCAGTCGGGACCGAAGTCGAGGACGCTCTGCTCGACCACGGACTCGTCCGGTCGTCGGCCCCGCGAGGGCGGAGCGCACCCGACGAGACCAGCGTCGAACCCGAGCGCGAGCGGCGAGAAACCCAGTCGAGACTCGTGGACGAGGACGACGGCGACCGAGAGCAGTCCACGCTGGACGCCGCCGAGCGAGGAGACTCGGGTTCGGTGACGCCAGACGATACCGCGACCACCGACGCGGCCCGTGATACCACCGACGAGTCGTCCGCTCGCCCGCGAACGCGTTCGCGGGCGAGCGGCCCCGAGCGCGAGCGTGGGGTCGCGGCCGAGCGCACGTCTGCGAGCGCAGGCGCAGACGAGCGTGGGGACGCAGAACCGCGAGCGGACGAGCGCGGACGGGCGAGCGACCCCGAGCAGACGAGCGAGCGCGAGCGAGCGAACGCGGACGGACGCGCCGCGGACACGAGCGAAGTCGAGACGACCGCCAGCGCGACCACCGACGACGCAAGTGCGACCGACTCCCACGACGAGTCGAGTGCGGAGTCGGCCGCCGGACCGACCGGTCCGGCGGCCGACCGAAAGTTCTCGGCCCCCACCGAGTCCGAGACCTTGGCAGGAGGAACCACCGCCGACCCCGACTTCGAGACCCTTCCCCGGATGCGGATTCTCGGCCAACTGCAGGACACCTACGTCGTGGCCGAGACGCCCGAGGGACTCGTCCTCGTGGACCAGCACGCCGCCGACGAGCGAGTCAACTACGAGCGACTGCGGGCGGAGTTCGAGGACGACGCGACCACGCAGATGCTCGCTCAACCCGTCGAACTCGAACTCACGGCGGGCGAAGCGGCCGTCTTCGAGGAGTACCGCGAGGCACTGGAGCGACTGGGGTTCCGGGCCGAGCGAGCGGAAGGCGGGGACGGCAAACGAGACGACCCGGCGGCCGACCGCCGGGTCGTCGTCCGGACCGCCCCGACCGTACTGGACGAGACGCTCGACCCCGCGCTCCTCCGGGACGCGCTGGGCGAGTTCGTCTCCACCGACCCCGACGACCGGGGAGACACCGTGGAGGCCGTCGCCGACGACCTGCTCGCGGACCTCGCGTGCTACCCCTCCATCACGGGCAACACTTCGCTCCGGGAGGGGTCGGTCGTGGAACTTCTGTCGGCGCTGGACGACTGCGAGAACCCCTACGCCTGCCCGCACGGTCGGCCCGTGATAATCGAGTTCGGCGAGGGCGAAATCGAGGACAGATTCGAGCGCGACTATCCGGGCCACGCGGGACGGCGCGGAGAGTAG
- a CDS encoding VC_2705 family sodium/solute symporter — translation MMFTPLDLLPDALNASFKLIPAVMVSGMLLLFLGIGYAFRVADTEDLWVAGRSIGNIENGMAIGANWMSAASYLGMAALIALSGYYGLAFVVGWSTGYFILLIFLAAQMRRFGKYTAPDFVGDRFDSDTARAIAALTTILIGFVYSVGQARGMGLVGIYVFGGDYATMVILLMAITVGYLALSGMLGATKNMAVQYVILIVAFLAGLYAVGWTQGYSTFLPQVEYGALLSQLNTEFTEPFSTGGFYLWIATAFSLIVGTCGLPHVLVRFYTVESERTARWSTVWGLFFICLLYLSAPAFAAFGTDLYAKNVGDVYGASGMSGAEGDVIVVLASQLANLPTWFVGLVAAGGIAAAIATTAGLFIAASSAAAHDIYTSIINEDATQRQQLIIGRATIIVLGAIVTVTALNPPALVGELVALAFSLAGLVLFPMFFLGLWWENANRQGALAGMTTGLLIWLGAVFNELIFATDAGPVVQVYADLFPAVGAALLGTPIVFAVTIGVSLVTDEPSERIKRIVRQCHSPEPMGQQQSAEDVVSTDGGLTNEESQTSSDFASDGSHVQGDD, via the coding sequence ATGATGTTCACACCACTAGACCTCCTGCCGGACGCGCTCAACGCCTCGTTCAAGCTGATTCCGGCGGTCATGGTCTCCGGAATGCTGTTGCTGTTCCTCGGCATCGGCTACGCCTTCCGCGTGGCCGACACCGAGGACCTGTGGGTCGCTGGTCGGTCCATCGGGAACATCGAGAACGGGATGGCCATCGGTGCCAACTGGATGTCCGCGGCGTCGTACCTCGGCATGGCCGCGCTCATCGCCCTCTCGGGCTACTACGGACTCGCGTTCGTGGTCGGGTGGTCCACGGGCTACTTCATCCTGCTCATCTTCCTCGCGGCCCAGATGCGCCGGTTCGGGAAGTACACCGCGCCCGACTTCGTGGGCGACCGGTTCGACTCCGACACGGCGAGGGCAATCGCCGCGTTGACGACCATCCTCATCGGGTTCGTCTACTCGGTGGGGCAGGCCCGCGGGATGGGTCTGGTCGGCATCTACGTCTTCGGCGGCGACTACGCCACCATGGTCATCCTGTTGATGGCCATCACGGTCGGCTATCTGGCGCTGTCGGGGATGCTCGGGGCGACCAAGAACATGGCGGTCCAGTACGTCATCCTCATCGTGGCGTTCCTCGCGGGCCTCTACGCCGTCGGGTGGACGCAGGGCTACTCCACGTTCCTCCCGCAGGTCGAGTACGGCGCGCTGTTGAGCCAACTCAACACCGAGTTCACCGAACCGTTCTCGACGGGCGGGTTCTACCTCTGGATTGCGACGGCGTTCTCGCTCATCGTCGGCACCTGCGGACTTCCCCACGTGCTGGTGCGGTTCTACACGGTCGAGAGCGAGCGGACCGCCCGGTGGTCCACCGTCTGGGGTCTGTTCTTCATCTGTCTGCTCTACCTGAGCGCCCCGGCGTTCGCCGCGTTCGGCACCGACCTCTACGCGAAGAACGTCGGCGACGTGTACGGCGCGAGCGGAATGAGCGGCGCGGAGGGCGACGTTATCGTCGTGCTGGCCTCGCAACTGGCGAACCTGCCGACGTGGTTCGTCGGACTCGTCGCGGCGGGCGGCATCGCCGCGGCGATTGCGACGACCGCGGGCCTGTTCATCGCGGCGTCCTCGGCGGCGGCACACGACATCTACACGAGCATCATCAACGAGGACGCGACCCAGCGCCAGCAACTCATCATCGGCCGCGCGACCATCATCGTGCTGGGCGCAATCGTGACCGTGACCGCGCTCAACCCGCCCGCGCTGGTCGGCGAGTTGGTCGCGCTGGCGTTCTCGCTGGCGGGTCTCGTGCTGTTCCCGATGTTCTTCCTCGGTCTCTGGTGGGAGAACGCCAACCGACAGGGCGCGCTGGCCGGGATGACGACGGGACTGCTCATCTGGCTCGGCGCGGTGTTCAACGAGCTCATCTTCGCTACCGACGCCGGTCCGGTCGTGCAGGTCTACGCCGACCTGTTCCCGGCGGTCGGTGCCGCACTCCTCGGGACGCCAATCGTCTTCGCCGTCACCATCGGCGTCTCGCTGGTGACCGACGAACCGTCCGAGCGCATCAAGCGCATCGTCCGGCAGTGTCACAGCCCCGAACCGATGGGCCAACAGCAGAGCGCCGAAGACGTGGTTTCGACCGACGGCGGTCTGACGAACGAAGAGAGTCAGACCTCGTCAGACTTCGCGTCTGACGGCAGTCACGTGCAGGGGGACGACTGA
- a CDS encoding O-acetylhomoserine aminocarboxypropyltransferase/cysteine synthase family protein, producing MTDSDDSADSGIHTDSVHAGQDPDPATGSRAPPIYQTSSYVFDDAEHAASLFALEEEGNIYSRLTNPTNATLEERLATLEGGVAALATSSGMAALDLATFMLASVGDNVVTASSLYGGTYTYFTHTAPRRGVEATFVDTLDYDAYDEAIDDDTAFVHLETIGNPALVTPDIQRIADIAHDHDVPLFVDNTFATPYLCNPIDHGADLVWHSTTKWLHGSGSTIGGALVDAGTFPWEDGDYPEIADENPAYHGINFRETFGDAAFAYAARARGLRDLGNQQSPFDAWVTLQKLESMPLRVERHAENALEVAEFLEDHDDVAWVNYPGLESHETHENATKYLDGGYGGMITFGLEGGYEAGRAVTEETELASLLANVGDAKTLVIHPASTTHQQLTEEEQLASGTTPDLVRLSVGIEDVEDIIADLAQAIEAAQDRA from the coding sequence ATGACCGACTCCGACGACTCCGCCGACAGCGGCATCCACACCGACAGCGTTCACGCGGGCCAAGACCCCGACCCCGCCACCGGGTCGCGCGCACCGCCAATCTACCAGACGAGTTCGTACGTGTTCGACGACGCCGAACACGCCGCCTCGCTGTTCGCCCTCGAAGAGGAGGGCAACATCTACAGCAGACTCACCAACCCGACCAACGCCACCCTCGAAGAGCGACTCGCCACCCTCGAAGGCGGGGTCGCGGCGCTGGCCACGTCGAGCGGCATGGCCGCGCTCGACCTCGCCACGTTCATGCTGGCTTCGGTCGGCGACAACGTGGTCACGGCGTCGTCGCTCTACGGCGGCACCTACACCTACTTCACCCACACCGCCCCGCGCCGCGGCGTCGAAGCGACGTTCGTGGACACCCTCGACTACGACGCCTACGACGAGGCGATAGACGACGACACCGCGTTCGTCCACCTCGAAACCATCGGCAACCCCGCGCTCGTCACCCCCGACATCCAGCGCATCGCCGACATCGCCCACGACCACGACGTGCCCCTGTTCGTGGACAACACCTTCGCCACGCCATACCTCTGCAACCCCATCGACCACGGCGCGGACCTCGTGTGGCACTCCACCACGAAGTGGCTCCACGGGAGCGGTTCGACCATCGGCGGGGCGCTCGTAGACGCCGGAACTTTCCCGTGGGAGGACGGTGACTACCCCGAAATCGCCGACGAGAACCCGGCCTACCACGGTATCAACTTCCGGGAGACCTTCGGTGACGCCGCGTTCGCCTACGCCGCCCGCGCCCGTGGTCTCCGCGACTTGGGCAACCAGCAGTCGCCGTTCGACGCGTGGGTCACGCTCCAGAAACTGGAGTCGATGCCCCTCCGGGTCGAACGCCACGCCGAGAACGCGCTGGAAGTCGCCGAGTTCCTCGAAGACCACGACGACGTGGCGTGGGTCAACTACCCCGGATTGGAGAGCCACGAGACCCACGAGAACGCCACGAAGTACCTCGACGGGGGCTACGGCGGCATGATAACCTTCGGCTTGGAGGGTGGCTACGAAGCCGGACGCGCCGTCACCGAGGAGACCGAACTCGCCAGTCTGCTCGCCAACGTCGGGGACGCCAAGACCTTGGTCATCCATCCCGCCAGCACGACCCACCAGCAACTCACAGAGGAAGAGCAACTGGCCAGCGGGACGACCCCGGACCTCGTGCGCCTGTCGGTCGGCATCGAAGACGTTGAGGACATCATCGCCGACTTGGCGCAGGCTATCGAAGCGGCGCAGGACCGGGCCTAA
- a CDS encoding metallophosphoesterase: MQFVVSDTHFDHGNIIDYCDRPYDSVEQMNEALVANWNAAVGEDDEVVFLGDLTMANDFGAFSTWVERLDGTIQFVLGDHDEWVMPTLDGVEIRETYQFEYEGVPFYCVHDPDDAPANWRGWVLHGHHHNNWPDRFPFVNPDERRVNVSVELIDYAPLALPTLLDCLTRFTWLDRLPDDVE, encoded by the coding sequence ATGCAGTTCGTCGTCTCCGACACCCACTTCGACCACGGCAACATCATCGACTACTGCGACCGACCCTACGACTCGGTGGAGCAGATGAACGAGGCGCTGGTGGCGAACTGGAACGCCGCCGTCGGCGAAGACGACGAAGTGGTCTTCCTCGGCGACCTGACGATGGCCAACGACTTCGGCGCGTTCTCGACGTGGGTCGAACGCCTCGACGGGACGATTCAGTTCGTCCTCGGAGACCACGACGAGTGGGTGATGCCCACGCTCGACGGAGTAGAGATACGCGAGACCTACCAGTTCGAGTACGAGGGCGTCCCGTTCTACTGCGTCCACGACCCCGACGACGCCCCGGCCAACTGGCGCGGGTGGGTCCTCCACGGCCACCACCACAACAACTGGCCCGACCGGTTCCCGTTCGTCAACCCCGACGAGCGCCGGGTCAACGTCTCGGTCGAGTTGATAGACTACGCGCCGTTGGCCCTCCCGACGTTGCTCGACTGTCTCACGCGATTCACGTGGTTAGACCGCCTCCCGGACGACGTAGAGTGA
- a CDS encoding DUF4212 domain-containing protein, producing the protein MSDNNSRKTDNPSRNREPNPEIETDGGVATGRQTADTDYLDARVNIFKPSTPFMRDHLRIVWTMFAAWAVFVFGPVTATYLATDFMTSTTMLGFPLHYLLTAMGAPTGALLLSLVYARKRDQLDEKYGIDHSSGRAEPEAAATDGGTDK; encoded by the coding sequence ATGTCAGATAATAACTCACGGAAGACAGACAATCCCTCACGAAACCGAGAACCGAATCCGGAGATCGAGACCGACGGCGGGGTAGCGACCGGTCGCCAGACCGCCGACACCGACTACCTCGACGCGCGGGTCAACATCTTCAAGCCCTCGACTCCGTTCATGCGCGACCACCTCCGCATCGTCTGGACGATGTTCGCGGCGTGGGCCGTGTTCGTCTTCGGACCGGTGACGGCGACGTACCTCGCCACCGACTTCATGACGAGTACGACGATGCTGGGCTTTCCACTCCACTACCTCCTGACCGCGATGGGCGCGCCGACGGGCGCGCTCCTCCTCTCGCTGGTCTACGCGCGAAAGCGCGACCAGTTGGACGAGAAGTACGGCATCGACCACTCGTCGGGACGCGCGGAACCGGAGGCCGCCGCGACTGACGGAGGGACCGACAAATGA
- a CDS encoding universal stress protein has product MYERILIPTDGSDTAAQAVGEALEIAEKFDAEVHTLYVVDTDAAELSLGTEQVERIRQGRFGEMDELEARARDATGDVAERGRERGLEVEEHFRGGRPHKVIADFAEDRDMDLVVMGSHGRSGVSRILLGSVTERVLRSTHRSVLVVDEREAES; this is encoded by the coding sequence ATGTACGAGCGCATCCTCATCCCCACCGACGGGAGCGACACCGCGGCTCAGGCCGTCGGCGAGGCGCTGGAAATCGCCGAGAAGTTCGACGCCGAAGTCCATACGCTCTACGTCGTGGACACCGACGCCGCGGAGTTGAGCCTCGGCACCGAGCAGGTAGAGCGCATCCGACAGGGCCGGTTCGGCGAGATGGACGAACTCGAAGCCCGCGCCCGCGACGCGACCGGAGACGTTGCCGAACGGGGCCGTGAGCGCGGACTCGAAGTCGAGGAACACTTCCGTGGCGGCCGACCCCACAAGGTCATCGCCGACTTCGCCGAGGACCGCGACATGGATTTGGTAGTCATGGGAAGCCACGGCAGGTCCGGCGTCTCTCGGATACTCCTCGGGAGCGTCACCGAGCGCGTCCTGCGTTCGACTCACCGGTCGGTGCTAGTCGTGGACGAACGGGAGGCCGAATCGTGA
- a CDS encoding DUF7342 family protein yields the protein MTNQNPSSSPPWEGDVNETAVEEWVEETTPFERVKDILDTTTEPQFAKEIAERAQVSEPTARKHLSTFAEVGRAEAVPAEQGTQYKRSAQSVAMSRIAAIHREYSKQELTHSIQRLRDKIASLRNEYGANDPDDLAYELESSDEGWQAVARWRTLEENLDVAKAALSLYDFDPDDGAAPQAKAAPHAETAESKERTKGAFAERGSGVDA from the coding sequence ATGACCAACCAGAACCCATCGTCTTCCCCACCGTGGGAAGGCGACGTGAACGAAACCGCAGTTGAAGAGTGGGTCGAGGAGACAACGCCATTCGAGCGCGTCAAAGACATTCTCGACACCACGACCGAACCACAGTTCGCAAAGGAAATCGCCGAGCGCGCACAGGTTAGCGAACCGACCGCACGCAAACACCTCTCGACGTTCGCGGAGGTCGGCCGAGCGGAGGCGGTGCCAGCAGAACAGGGCACGCAGTACAAGCGGTCTGCCCAGAGTGTTGCGATGAGTCGAATCGCCGCGATTCACCGCGAATATTCCAAGCAGGAGCTGACCCATTCCATCCAGCGCCTGCGAGACAAAATCGCCTCGCTTCGAAACGAGTACGGCGCAAACGACCCCGACGACCTCGCCTACGAACTCGAGTCTAGTGACGAGGGATGGCAAGCCGTCGCGCGCTGGCGAACCCTCGAAGAGAACCTCGACGTGGCGAAAGCCGCCCTCTCGCTCTACGACTTCGACCCGGACGACGGGGCGGCCCCGCAAGCGAAGGCGGCACCACACGCAGAAACGGCCGAGTCGAAAGAACGGACGAAAGGCGCATTCGCCGAACGGGGCTCTGGAGTGGACGCATAG